The following coding sequences lie in one uncultured Mailhella sp. genomic window:
- the rbr gene encoding rubrerythrin, with amino-acid sequence MKSLKGTQTEKNILIAFAGESQARNRYTYFASQAKKDGYVEMQKAFEEIANQEKEHAKRLFKFLEGGAVEITASYPAGVIGSTLDNLKAAAAGENEEYSDMYPSFADVADAEGFPAIAAVMRNIAVAEKHHEARFLAFAAAIEAGTVFKSETPRVWRCQNCGYVHEGLEAPESCPACAHPREYFQAL; translated from the coding sequence ATGAAATCTTTGAAGGGTACCCAGACTGAAAAGAACATTCTCATCGCCTTTGCCGGCGAATCTCAGGCCCGCAACCGCTACACCTACTTCGCCTCTCAGGCCAAGAAGGACGGCTATGTGGAAATGCAGAAGGCCTTCGAGGAAATCGCCAATCAGGAAAAGGAACACGCCAAGCGTCTGTTCAAGTTCCTGGAAGGCGGCGCCGTGGAAATTACGGCCAGCTATCCTGCGGGCGTCATCGGCAGCACGCTCGACAATCTGAAGGCCGCCGCGGCCGGTGAAAATGAGGAATACTCCGACATGTATCCTTCCTTCGCCGACGTGGCCGACGCCGAAGGCTTCCCGGCGATTGCCGCGGTCATGCGCAACATTGCGGTGGCTGAAAAGCATCACGAAGCCCGTTTTCTGGCGTTCGCCGCCGCCATCGAAGCCGGCACCGTGTTCAAGTCCGAAACTCCCCGCGTGTGGCGCTGCCAGAACTGCGGCTATGTGCATGAAGGTCTTGAAGCTCCCGAATCCTGCCCCGCCTGCGCGCATCCGCGCGAATACTTCCAGGCTCTGTAA
- the dapB gene encoding 4-hydroxy-tetrahydrodipicolinate reductase, with protein MALSVIVMGAAGRMGSTIARLVEEADDLVLAAVLERSEAADRLAGFKASGALVSSDISTVLPQCPGAVVIDFTAPEATLATARAAAEHGNPIIIGTTGFSEDQLAELDALAARSLVFRSANMSVGINVIMDILPRLTALLGDAYDVEMMEIHHNKKKDAPSGTALLLAEPLLAAKGLTRADINTNRFDVREPRKHAEIGIQSLRGGDVVGVHTIYYMGPGERIEITHQAHSRENFANGALRAARWIVSQKPGRVYNMQDVLHD; from the coding sequence ATGGCTCTTTCCGTCATTGTCATGGGTGCCGCCGGCCGCATGGGTTCCACCATCGCCCGCCTCGTGGAAGAAGCGGACGATCTTGTCCTTGCCGCCGTGCTAGAACGTTCGGAAGCCGCGGACAGGCTCGCAGGCTTCAAGGCTTCCGGCGCGCTGGTTTCCAGCGATATTTCCACGGTGCTGCCTCAGTGTCCCGGCGCGGTGGTCATAGATTTCACGGCTCCCGAGGCCACCCTGGCCACGGCCCGCGCCGCCGCGGAGCACGGCAATCCCATCATCATCGGCACCACGGGCTTCTCCGAAGATCAGCTTGCAGAACTCGACGCCCTCGCCGCCCGCAGTCTTGTCTTCCGTTCCGCCAACATGAGCGTGGGCATCAACGTCATCATGGACATCCTTCCCCGCCTCACCGCCCTGCTCGGCGACGCCTACGACGTGGAAATGATGGAAATCCACCACAACAAGAAAAAGGACGCCCCCAGCGGCACCGCCCTGCTCCTGGCCGAACCCCTTCTGGCCGCCAAGGGTCTGACCCGCGCCGACATCAACACCAACCGCTTCGACGTGCGCGAACCCCGCAAGCATGCGGAAATCGGCATTCAATCCCTGCGCGGCGGCGACGTGGTCGGCGTTCACACCATCTACTACATGGGCCCCGGTGAACGCATAGAAATCACGCATCAGGCCCATTCCCGCGAAAACTTCGCCAACGGCGCGCTTCGCGCCGCGCGCTGGATTGTCTCCCAAAAGCCCGGCCGCGTGTACAACATGCAGGACGTGCTGCACGATTAG
- the nadE gene encoding NAD(+) synthase — MHIILLQHNPVPGDFRGNAHKLADMARKAAAAHPAAPGERTLCVTPAYALAGVPWEPLKHIGGFYRRCRDAAHELADMLADGPDMLISLTGAEVPLYVLLSQGNLIALARQSNGVIRIPGGPALYLPETEPAWAHQEALGLLKSAKAAASVDAVLFTSPELFLPETQEKSEMHCSALASLWKLPVLTVHQCGAVDSLIYSGRSFVLDASGEVVARTSSFEEAALVVDLSKDSVTASAVALADGPAPETIQPVPERAEALFRAAVLGVRDYVHKCGMTGVVLGLSGGMDSALVACIATEALGAENVLAVLMPSRWSTDHSESDADVLARNLGIQASTARITPIMDAFDTVLNPLFAELPAVDNDLTADNIQPRIRGTLLMAFANRLGRAVLGTGNKSENAAGYCTLYGDTVGAIEPIGDLYKTEVYEVARWYNNMRGGNIIPEHIFTKAPSAELHPGQVDEDNLPPYDVLDAILRELLENGANPETLVVPGVSDDVVRGVVRRLAASEFKRHQSAPALKLSSCTLGIDWCVPAVSRGL, encoded by the coding sequence ATGCATATTATTCTTCTTCAGCACAATCCCGTTCCCGGCGACTTCCGCGGCAATGCGCACAAACTGGCCGACATGGCCCGAAAGGCCGCAGCCGCCCATCCCGCCGCTCCGGGCGAACGCACGCTGTGCGTCACTCCCGCCTATGCTCTCGCCGGCGTGCCGTGGGAACCTCTGAAGCACATCGGCGGCTTCTACCGCCGCTGCCGCGACGCCGCCCACGAACTCGCCGACATGCTCGCCGACGGCCCCGACATGCTGATTTCCCTCACCGGCGCGGAGGTGCCCCTCTACGTGCTGCTTTCGCAGGGCAACCTCATCGCCCTCGCCAGGCAGAGCAACGGCGTCATACGCATTCCCGGAGGCCCCGCCCTCTACCTGCCCGAAACCGAACCCGCCTGGGCCCATCAGGAAGCCCTCGGCCTGCTCAAGAGCGCCAAGGCCGCCGCGTCGGTCGATGCCGTGCTCTTCACTTCCCCCGAGCTTTTCCTGCCGGAAACGCAGGAAAAAAGCGAAATGCACTGCTCCGCACTCGCCAGCCTGTGGAAGCTTCCCGTGCTCACCGTGCATCAGTGCGGCGCGGTGGACAGTCTCATCTATTCCGGCAGAAGCTTCGTGCTCGACGCCTCCGGCGAAGTCGTGGCCCGCACCTCTTCCTTTGAGGAAGCCGCGCTGGTCGTGGATCTCTCCAAGGACAGCGTGACCGCCTCCGCCGTGGCCCTCGCCGACGGCCCCGCCCCCGAAACCATCCAGCCCGTGCCCGAACGCGCCGAAGCGCTGTTCCGCGCGGCCGTGCTCGGCGTGCGCGACTACGTCCACAAGTGCGGCATGACAGGCGTGGTGCTCGGCCTCTCCGGCGGCATGGATTCCGCCCTCGTGGCCTGCATCGCCACCGAAGCCCTCGGCGCCGAAAACGTGCTCGCCGTGCTCATGCCCTCGCGCTGGAGTACCGATCACAGCGAAAGCGACGCCGACGTGCTGGCCCGAAACCTCGGCATTCAGGCGAGCACCGCGCGCATCACCCCCATCATGGACGCCTTCGACACCGTGCTCAATCCGCTCTTCGCCGAACTGCCCGCCGTGGACAACGATCTCACGGCCGACAACATTCAGCCCCGCATCCGCGGCACCCTGCTCATGGCCTTTGCCAACCGCCTCGGACGCGCCGTGCTGGGCACCGGCAACAAGTCGGAAAACGCCGCGGGCTACTGCACCCTCTACGGCGACACCGTAGGCGCCATCGAACCCATCGGCGATCTGTACAAGACCGAAGTGTACGAAGTCGCCCGCTGGTACAACAACATGCGCGGCGGAAACATCATTCCCGAGCATATTTTCACAAAGGCTCCTTCCGCCGAACTGCATCCCGGTCAGGTGGACGAGGACAACCTGCCCCCCTATGACGTGCTCGACGCCATTCTCCGCGAACTTCTGGAAAACGGCGCGAATCCCGAAACTCTTGTGGTTCCCGGCGTTTCCGACGATGTGGTGCGCGGCGTGGTGCGCCGTCTGGCCGCGTCGGAATTCAAGCGTCATCAAAGCGCGCCCGCGCTGAAGCTCAGCTCCTGCACCCTCGGCATCGACTGGTGCGTGCCCGCCGTTTCCCGCGGACTCTGA
- a CDS encoding long-chain fatty acid--CoA ligase, translating into MNASTPAWLPHIAEGAPVHLNIVPRSLQSYLDEAADRFGDHKAVIFQNLTLNYRQLKEKAETFAAALREHGLNTGDRVAIMLPNLPQTIIAFWGALKAGATVVMTNPLYMEKELTHHFSDATPKFLITLDLFWNKIEPLRERLGVQTCVVSRIADALAFPLNILQPIQAKRQGHLPEVRFNGQSVIPWKSMFKTRRRYSEEPEHPEDTLALLQYTGGTTGFSKGAMLTHGNLSAQIQQLLAVIHCDASNSSHSFLSIMPFFHVFGLMGNIVLPAVLAASTMPVPRYSPHDVLELIKKHRPTFFVGAPSVYISLMQQKDISHYDLTCIQLCISGSSPFPQASLKQFQDITHANITEGLGLTEASPVVIANPVYGLQKIGSIGVPIPETEVRIVDIETGKTDLGDNECGELIIRGPQVMKGYWNQPEETASTLADGWLHTGDIAYRDSDGYYFIVDRKKDMAIVGGYNVFPREIDEVLHEYPKIKEAVSLCVPHKARGETLKAYIVPKDGEKITVSELAAFCRTKLASYKVPRIFEFRDELPKSMVGKVLRRALREEEEKKQHEEEQKKD; encoded by the coding sequence ATGAACGCCTCTACTCCCGCATGGCTGCCCCACATTGCCGAGGGCGCTCCCGTGCATCTCAACATCGTCCCCCGTTCCCTCCAGTCCTATCTGGACGAAGCTGCCGACCGTTTCGGCGACCACAAGGCCGTCATCTTCCAGAACCTGACCCTCAACTACCGGCAGCTCAAGGAAAAGGCGGAAACCTTCGCCGCCGCCCTGCGCGAACACGGACTGAACACGGGCGACAGAGTGGCCATCATGCTGCCCAACCTGCCCCAGACCATCATTGCCTTCTGGGGCGCGCTCAAGGCCGGCGCCACCGTGGTCATGACCAATCCGCTCTACATGGAAAAGGAACTGACCCATCACTTCAGCGACGCCACGCCCAAATTTCTCATCACCCTCGATCTCTTCTGGAATAAAATAGAACCCCTGCGCGAACGTCTCGGCGTTCAGACCTGCGTCGTTTCCCGCATCGCCGACGCGCTGGCCTTCCCGCTCAACATTCTGCAGCCCATTCAGGCCAAACGTCAGGGACATCTGCCCGAAGTGCGCTTCAACGGCCAGTCCGTCATTCCGTGGAAAAGCATGTTCAAAACCCGTCGCCGCTACAGCGAAGAACCCGAACATCCCGAAGACACCCTCGCTCTTCTGCAGTACACCGGAGGCACCACGGGCTTCTCCAAGGGCGCCATGCTCACCCACGGCAACCTTTCCGCGCAGATTCAGCAGCTTCTGGCCGTCATTCACTGCGACGCCTCCAATTCCTCGCACAGCTTTCTGAGCATCATGCCCTTCTTCCACGTGTTCGGACTCATGGGCAACATCGTGCTCCCCGCCGTGCTCGCCGCATCCACCATGCCCGTGCCGCGCTATTCCCCCCACGACGTGCTGGAGCTCATCAAGAAGCACCGTCCCACCTTCTTCGTGGGCGCGCCTTCCGTGTACATCTCCCTCATGCAGCAGAAGGACATCTCCCACTACGACCTCACCTGCATTCAGCTGTGCATCTCCGGCTCCTCGCCCTTCCCGCAGGCCAGCCTCAAGCAGTTCCAGGACATCACCCACGCCAACATCACCGAAGGCCTCGGCCTCACCGAAGCCTCTCCCGTGGTCATCGCAAACCCCGTTTACGGTCTGCAGAAAATAGGCTCCATCGGCGTGCCCATTCCGGAAACCGAGGTCCGCATCGTCGATATCGAAACCGGCAAAACAGATCTCGGCGACAACGAATGCGGCGAACTCATCATCCGCGGCCCGCAGGTCATGAAAGGCTACTGGAATCAGCCCGAAGAAACTGCCTCCACCCTCGCCGACGGCTGGCTGCATACCGGCGATATCGCCTACCGCGACAGCGACGGCTACTACTTCATCGTCGATCGCAAGAAGGACATGGCCATTGTCGGCGGCTACAACGTGTTCCCCCGCGAAATCGACGAAGTGCTGCACGAATATCCCAAGATTAAGGAAGCCGTGTCGCTCTGCGTGCCGCACAAGGCCCGCGGCGAAACCCTCAAGGCCTACATCGTGCCCAAGGACGGCGAAAAGATCACCGTTTCCGAGCTGGCCGCCTTCTGCCGCACCAAGCTGGCGTCCTACAAGGTGCCGCGCATCTTTGAATTCCGCGACGAACTGCCCAAATCCATGGTGGGCAAGGTGCTGCGCCGCGCCCTGCGCGAGGAAGAAGAAAAGAAACAGCACGAAGAAGAGCAGAAAAAAGACTGA
- a CDS encoding hydrogenase small subunit, which yields MDNDIQGVRPPFSRRSFLRTSLMAAALGGVTRAFSPCVPQALAETLTAVRPPVFWLQGMGCTGCSVSILNSLHPRIADVLLHVIRMDFHPTLMADEGEGAVEFMLRSAEENSGGFVLVQEGAVSEEEDGRFCIIGEAGHEEFPLSVMLERLAPHAAVVLAVGTCAAYGGVTAAHGSVTGAVGVQEFFRRKGIGTPVVNIPGCPPHPDWMVGSILILLDAIERRGLADGVQEVAASLDAWGRPRAFYGNTTHENCPYLYLFDEGTMAKSLIDKAGCRYGIGCKGPGAWCDSPLRRWNGRVNWCVENALCIGCVQPDFPDGQSPFYQKNLW from the coding sequence ATGGACAACGACATTCAGGGCGTCCGCCCGCCCTTTTCCCGCAGATCGTTTCTGCGCACATCCCTCATGGCCGCGGCGCTCGGCGGCGTCACCCGCGCCTTCTCCCCCTGCGTGCCCCAGGCGCTGGCCGAAACCCTCACGGCCGTCCGGCCTCCGGTATTCTGGCTTCAGGGCATGGGCTGCACGGGCTGTTCCGTGTCCATCCTGAACAGTCTGCATCCGCGCATCGCCGACGTGCTGCTGCACGTCATCCGCATGGACTTCCATCCCACGCTCATGGCCGACGAAGGCGAAGGCGCCGTGGAATTCATGCTGCGCTCGGCGGAAGAAAACAGCGGCGGATTCGTGCTGGTGCAGGAAGGCGCGGTGTCGGAAGAAGAGGACGGCCGATTCTGCATCATCGGCGAAGCGGGGCACGAAGAGTTTCCGCTTTCCGTCATGCTGGAAAGACTTGCGCCGCACGCGGCCGTCGTGCTTGCCGTGGGAACCTGCGCGGCCTACGGCGGCGTGACCGCGGCTCACGGCTCCGTCACCGGCGCGGTGGGCGTGCAGGAATTCTTCCGCAGAAAAGGCATAGGCACGCCCGTCGTCAACATTCCCGGCTGTCCGCCCCATCCCGACTGGATGGTGGGCTCCATTCTCATTCTGCTGGACGCCATAGAACGGCGCGGCCTTGCCGACGGCGTGCAGGAAGTGGCCGCCTCGCTGGATGCCTGGGGGCGTCCGCGGGCCTTCTACGGCAACACCACGCACGAAAACTGCCCCTATCTCTACCTGTTCGACGAAGGAACCATGGCCAAAAGCCTCATCGACAAGGCGGGCTGCCGCTACGGCATAGGCTGCAAGGGCCCGGGCGCGTGGTGCGATTCGCCCCTGCGCCGCTGGAACGGCCGCGTGAACTGGTGCGTGGAAAACGCGCTGTGCATCGGCTGCGTGCAGCCCGATTTTCCCGACGGGCAGTCGCCGTTCTATCAGAAAAACCTCTGGTAA
- a CDS encoding acetate kinase has product MVKKILVINGGSSSFKYQVLEKETERRLCQGLVERIGSPDSMLTHKRFTADGKTEKFEYPGNYDTHAAGMAKVAEVLMKHELGGVIDDPAEIVVIGHRVLMGGPDYQEALVTEEVKQVIRDYIPLGPLHNPANLTGIEAMEKLFPGVPNVAVFDTGFHATMPDYAYTYALPKELTKKYNIRRYGFHGTSHRFVSKAGAALLGKKPSEVNVIVCHLGNGSSVSAVRAGKCVDTSMGLTPLQGLVMGTRCGDIDPAIVPFLMKNEGFTPDEIDTLMNKKSGFLGLCGKSDSRDIEAGVEAGDPDCILTFNTQCYSVKKYIGAYMAALGHVDLIAFAGGIGENAAPVRAKILENLEEFGIELDPELNNVRRGDPHFISKEGSRVKVAVIPTDEELEIARISVSIAEGKA; this is encoded by the coding sequence ATGGTCAAGAAAATTCTCGTCATCAACGGCGGCAGCTCCTCCTTCAAGTATCAGGTTCTCGAAAAGGAAACCGAACGCCGCCTCTGCCAGGGCCTCGTGGAACGCATCGGCTCCCCCGACAGCATGCTCACCCACAAGCGCTTCACCGCCGACGGCAAAACCGAAAAGTTTGAATATCCCGGCAACTACGACACCCATGCCGCCGGCATGGCCAAGGTAGCCGAAGTGCTCATGAAGCATGAACTCGGCGGCGTCATCGACGATCCGGCCGAAATCGTGGTCATCGGCCATCGCGTGCTCATGGGCGGCCCCGACTATCAGGAAGCGCTCGTCACCGAGGAAGTCAAGCAGGTCATCCGCGACTACATTCCCCTCGGACCGCTGCACAACCCCGCCAACCTCACCGGCATCGAAGCCATGGAAAAGCTGTTCCCCGGCGTGCCCAACGTGGCCGTCTTCGACACCGGCTTCCATGCCACCATGCCCGACTACGCCTACACCTACGCCCTGCCCAAGGAACTCACCAAGAAGTACAACATCCGCCGCTACGGCTTCCACGGCACCTCCCATCGCTTCGTGTCCAAGGCCGGCGCCGCCCTGCTCGGCAAGAAGCCTTCCGAAGTGAACGTCATCGTGTGCCATCTCGGCAACGGCAGCTCCGTGTCCGCCGTGCGCGCCGGCAAGTGCGTGGACACCAGCATGGGCCTCACCCCCCTGCAGGGCCTCGTCATGGGCACCCGCTGCGGCGACATCGACCCCGCCATCGTTCCCTTCCTCATGAAGAACGAAGGCTTCACCCCCGATGAAATCGACACCCTCATGAACAAGAAATCCGGCTTCCTCGGCCTCTGCGGCAAGAGCGACAGCCGCGACATCGAAGCCGGCGTGGAAGCGGGCGATCCCGACTGCATCCTCACCTTCAACACGCAGTGCTACTCCGTGAAGAAGTACATCGGCGCGTACATGGCCGCCCTCGGTCATGTGGATCTCATCGCCTTCGCCGGCGGCATCGGTGAAAACGCCGCGCCCGTCCGCGCCAAGATCCTTGAGAACCTCGAAGAATTCGGCATCGAACTCGATCCCGAACTCAACAACGTGCGCCGCGGCGATCCTCACTTCATCAGCAAGGAAGGCTCCCGCGTGAAGGTGGCCGTCATTCCCACCGATGAAGAACTGGAAATCGCCCGCATCTCCGTGAGCATTGCCGAAGGCAAGGCGTAA
- a CDS encoding multidrug effflux MFS transporter — translation MASILGFLAAMGPLCTDFYLPALPDMAAELGSAPSQMQLSITACLLGLSLGQIVLGPLSDARGRKLPLLVSLAVFIVASFLCAEASSVTELIALRFIQGLAGSGGVVLSRAVACDLFRGTELTRFFSLLMLINGVAPIFGPVIGGQILRFSSWSGIFFFLSFCGAAQFSLVLFGCPETLPPEKRIQSGMGQSVRAMFRLFGNRVFLAYMLIQGFVMAGFFGYISASPFVLQNIYGLSAQQYALCFGFNGLGIMIFAQITGRLCTAYGDRAVLGVGAAISLFASLCVLAVGALHLPAVFMIASLFLFVSCIGITTTTSFSLAIASQTEGAGSASGLLGVTSFVFGAATSPLVGLGGAGTSLPMAVVAVASGLLVLFFFRMAGKARRASSRRS, via the coding sequence ATGGCGTCCATTCTTGGTTTTCTTGCCGCCATGGGGCCGTTGTGCACGGATTTCTATCTCCCCGCCCTGCCGGACATGGCGGCGGAACTCGGCAGCGCGCCTTCACAGATGCAGCTCAGCATTACGGCCTGTCTGCTCGGACTTTCCCTCGGGCAGATCGTGCTCGGCCCCCTCAGCGACGCCAGAGGCCGCAAGCTCCCGCTGCTCGTTTCCCTGGCCGTGTTCATCGTGGCCTCGTTCCTGTGCGCGGAGGCCTCAAGCGTTACCGAACTCATTGCCCTGCGCTTCATTCAGGGGCTGGCGGGCAGCGGCGGCGTGGTGCTTTCCCGCGCCGTGGCCTGCGACTTGTTCCGCGGCACGGAGCTGACCAGGTTCTTCTCCCTGCTCATGCTCATCAACGGCGTGGCTCCCATCTTCGGCCCGGTCATCGGCGGACAGATTCTGCGCTTTTCCAGCTGGTCGGGCATCTTTTTCTTCCTTTCGTTCTGCGGCGCGGCTCAGTTTTCTCTGGTGCTCTTCGGCTGCCCGGAAACCCTTCCGCCGGAAAAACGCATTCAGAGCGGCATGGGGCAGTCCGTGCGCGCCATGTTCCGCCTGTTCGGCAACCGCGTCTTCCTCGCCTACATGCTCATTCAGGGCTTCGTCATGGCGGGCTTTTTCGGCTACATTTCCGCCTCGCCCTTCGTGCTCCAGAATATTTACGGACTCTCCGCGCAGCAGTACGCCCTGTGCTTCGGCTTCAACGGCCTCGGCATCATGATCTTCGCCCAGATCACGGGCCGTCTCTGCACCGCCTACGGCGACAGGGCCGTGCTCGGCGTCGGCGCGGCGATTTCCCTGTTCGCTTCGCTGTGCGTGCTTGCGGTCGGCGCGCTGCATCTGCCCGCAGTCTTCATGATCGCGTCGCTGTTCCTTTTCGTGTCGTGCATCGGCATCACCACGACCACGAGCTTCTCTCTGGCCATCGCTTCCCAGACCGAGGGCGCGGGCAGCGCGTCCGGCCTGCTCGGCGTCACGTCCTTCGTGTTCGGCGCGGCCACGTCGCCCCTCGTGGGCCTCGGCGGCGCCGGCACCTCCCTGCCCATGGCCGTCGTGGCCGTGGCTTCCGGTCTGCTCGTGCTGTTCTTCTTCCGCATGGCCGGCAAGGCGCGTCGCGCTTCCTCCCGTCGGTCGTAG
- the hysA gene encoding NiFeSe hydrogenase large subunit HysA, with translation MAVSIAIDPITRIEGHLKARLDVADGVVKDAWLTGGMFRGFENILLGRDPMDAPQIVQRICGVCPVSHALASCMALEDAAKLTPPREGRLLRNLMQGANFLQSHILSFYQLSSQDFFQGPDAAPFAPRQKHPDLRLGEAATRMMLDQYLESLDIRALCHEMSAIFGGRMPHVHGIVPGGTSAPSTAGQIQEFRSRLKTVREFVETRYVPLLYLLSQRYDDLAHTGKGWATAMCMGVFPHPDTGEYAIRPGVWAGGREYPFEPDKVMENVRYSWFTASSGGSPFSAPPLAVDLNKAGAYSFSKAARYNGMPMEVGPHARMWVGNMELSPMGRELAPRHLGVRARTFRELGEDFVFSIMGRHLARAEETWFVAKAMEGWLDALEPGTDPLAPMPRLTNAAGFSLTEAPRGSLMHCLRVENGRLSFYQVLPATLWNASPRDDVGLRGPMEEALVGLNVPYEDSPVNAGRLVRAFDP, from the coding sequence ATGGCCGTTTCCATCGCCATTGATCCCATCACCCGCATTGAAGGCCATCTCAAGGCACGTCTCGACGTCGCCGACGGCGTCGTGAAGGACGCCTGGCTCACCGGCGGCATGTTCCGGGGCTTTGAAAACATTCTGCTCGGCCGCGATCCCATGGACGCACCGCAAATCGTGCAGCGCATCTGCGGCGTGTGCCCGGTGTCCCACGCGCTCGCCTCGTGCATGGCGCTCGAAGACGCGGCAAAGCTCACCCCGCCGCGCGAGGGCAGGCTGCTCCGAAACTTGATGCAGGGCGCAAACTTTCTGCAGTCACACATTCTGAGCTTTTATCAGCTATCGAGTCAGGATTTCTTTCAGGGGCCAGACGCCGCGCCTTTTGCGCCGCGGCAGAAGCATCCCGATCTGCGCCTCGGCGAAGCCGCCACGCGCATGATGCTCGATCAGTATCTGGAATCGCTGGACATCCGCGCGCTGTGCCATGAAATGTCGGCCATCTTCGGCGGACGCATGCCCCACGTACACGGCATCGTGCCCGGGGGAACGTCGGCTCCGTCCACGGCCGGACAGATTCAGGAATTCCGCTCCCGCCTGAAGACGGTGCGCGAATTTGTGGAAACGCGCTACGTGCCGCTGCTGTATCTGCTTTCGCAGCGCTACGACGATCTCGCCCACACGGGCAAGGGATGGGCCACGGCCATGTGCATGGGCGTGTTTCCGCACCCGGATACCGGCGAGTACGCCATCCGGCCGGGCGTGTGGGCCGGCGGCAGGGAATACCCCTTCGAGCCGGACAAGGTCATGGAAAACGTGCGGTATTCGTGGTTCACGGCGTCGTCGGGCGGCAGTCCGTTCAGCGCGCCGCCGCTCGCCGTGGATCTGAACAAGGCCGGAGCCTACAGCTTTTCCAAGGCCGCGCGCTACAACGGCATGCCCATGGAAGTGGGCCCGCACGCGCGCATGTGGGTGGGGAACATGGAACTCTCCCCCATGGGACGGGAACTTGCGCCGAGACACCTCGGAGTGCGGGCACGCACGTTCCGGGAGCTCGGGGAGGATTTCGTGTTTTCGATCATGGGCAGACATCTGGCCAGGGCCGAGGAAACATGGTTTGTGGCCAAAGCCATGGAAGGCTGGCTCGACGCCCTTGAACCCGGCACAGATCCGCTCGCGCCCATGCCGCGCCTGACGAACGCCGCGGGCTTCTCGCTCACCGAAGCGCCGCGCGGCTCGCTCATGCACTGCCTGCGCGTGGAAAACGGACGTCTGAGCTTCTATCAGGTGCTGCCCGCCACCTTGTGGAACGCCTCTCCGCGCGACGACGTGGGATTGCGCGGCCCCATGGAAGAAGCGCTCGTGGGGCTGAACGTGCCCTACGAAGACAGTCCGGTCAACGCCGGGCGGCTGGTGCGCGCCTTTGATCCGTGA
- a CDS encoding transcriptional repressor, whose translation MSKTRMTNQRRIILEELRKVDTHPTVDELYTIVKARMPHISLGTVYRNLDLLAEMGEVLKIDSAGSMRRFDGRVEPHRHVRCHVCGRVADVFTDGEDEPGIGFLRVPGFKITTVRVEYDGICEECERKSAELADEMQGANQRRAC comes from the coding sequence ATGTCCAAGACAAGGATGACGAACCAGCGTCGAATCATTCTTGAGGAACTGCGAAAGGTGGACACTCATCCCACGGTTGACGAGCTGTACACCATAGTCAAGGCCCGCATGCCGCACATCAGTCTGGGAACGGTCTATCGCAATCTGGATCTTCTGGCTGAAATGGGCGAAGTGTTGAAAATAGACTCCGCCGGGAGCATGCGTCGTTTTGACGGAAGAGTGGAACCTCACCGCCATGTGCGCTGTCATGTGTGCGGACGCGTGGCCGACGTGTTCACGGACGGGGAGGATGAGCCGGGAATCGGTTTTCTCCGCGTTCCCGGATTCAAGATAACCACCGTGCGGGTGGAATACGACGGCATTTGTGAAGAGTGCGAGCGCAAGTCCGCCGAACTGGCGGACGAGATGCAGGGTGCGAACCAGAGGCGCGCCTGTTGA